The following are encoded together in the Leuconostoc mesenteroides subsp. mesenteroides ATCC 8293 genome:
- the obgE gene encoding GTPase ObgE — MAFVDQAQIEVKAGKGGDGIVSFRHEKFVAMGGPFGGDGGHGGSIIFKVDEGLRTLMDFRYNRHFKAQPGGNGGTKGMTGASADNRVVKVPQGTTVSDADTGEVLADMLENGQELVVAKGGRGGRGNIHFATPANPAPELSENGEPGQIRNLKLELKVLADVGLVGFPSAGKSTLLSVVSNAKPKVAAYHFTTLSPNIGMVRLDDDRDFVMADLPGLIEGASQGIGLGFQFLRHVERTKVILHLVDMSGIEGTDPYTQYRKILDELQQYDETILNRPQIVVPTKMDMPDSEENLAKFRKEVATDSGLPIQPEIVPISSITRDGVKDLMRLTADMLATAPAPESYRPETKNDTSEKSYTFKPETHDFTVEWIADEERWLLSGAEIEKLFLMTNIQRDATIMRFARQLRHMGVDDKLREAGAKDGDDVRINNSDFVFEFSE, encoded by the coding sequence ATGGCATTCGTAGATCAAGCACAAATAGAAGTAAAAGCCGGAAAAGGCGGTGACGGTATTGTTTCATTCCGTCATGAAAAATTCGTAGCAATGGGTGGACCTTTTGGTGGTGATGGTGGTCATGGTGGCTCAATCATCTTTAAAGTAGATGAAGGCCTGCGCACACTAATGGATTTTCGTTATAATCGGCATTTTAAAGCTCAACCAGGTGGCAATGGTGGCACGAAAGGGATGACCGGTGCTTCAGCTGATAACCGTGTCGTTAAGGTGCCACAAGGTACCACCGTTAGCGACGCTGATACAGGTGAAGTATTGGCTGACATGCTTGAAAACGGTCAAGAACTTGTGGTCGCTAAAGGTGGGCGTGGTGGACGTGGAAATATTCATTTTGCTACGCCAGCAAACCCAGCGCCAGAATTGTCAGAAAACGGTGAACCTGGCCAAATTAGGAATCTAAAGCTAGAGCTTAAGGTACTGGCTGATGTTGGTTTAGTTGGATTTCCTTCTGCCGGTAAATCAACGCTCCTGTCAGTTGTTTCAAATGCTAAACCAAAAGTAGCGGCTTATCATTTTACAACATTATCACCAAACATTGGTATGGTTCGTCTAGACGACGATCGTGATTTTGTTATGGCTGACTTACCAGGATTAATTGAAGGGGCTTCTCAAGGTATCGGGCTGGGGTTCCAATTCTTACGTCATGTGGAACGAACTAAAGTTATTCTGCATCTAGTTGACATGTCAGGTATTGAGGGAACAGATCCCTACACACAATATCGTAAAATACTAGATGAGCTACAACAATATGATGAAACGATTTTAAACCGACCACAAATTGTTGTACCAACTAAGATGGACATGCCTGACTCTGAAGAAAATCTTGCCAAGTTTAGGAAAGAAGTTGCTACTGATTCTGGGTTACCCATCCAACCAGAAATTGTACCAATATCATCAATCACACGTGATGGTGTCAAGGACTTAATGCGTTTAACAGCAGATATGTTAGCTACAGCACCCGCGCCTGAAAGTTATCGACCAGAGACCAAAAATGATACATCTGAAAAGAGCTACACGTTCAAACCGGAAACACATGATTTCACAGTCGAGTGGATTGCGGATGAAGAACGTTGGTTGCTTAGCGGTGCTGAAATCGAGAAGTTATTCTTAATGACTAATATTCAGCGTGACGCAACAATTATGCGATTTGCTCGTCAACTACGTCATATGGGCGTTGATGATAAACTTCGTGAAGCTGGAGCTAAAGATGGTGACGATGTTCGCATCAATAATTCCGACTTCGTATTTGAATTTAGTGAATAA
- the alsS gene encoding acetolactate synthase AlsS, with protein MANKKYGADIVTDSLVNHGVDLVFGIPGAKIDRLFETLEHPAEGQRVPKLVVARHEQNAAFMAQAFARITGKTGVVIATSGPGVGNLATGLMTATAESDPIVAIGGQVPRNDLYRLTHQSTNSVALFSPITNLASEIQDPNNISEIIANAFAAANGAKKGATFVSLPQDVDDAQVTIEALPKITPAQQGAAAIKDIDWLAEQIKAAKLPVLLVGSRGSDDATVTALHQLLKQTTLPVVETFQGAGVISRELEPETFFGRIGLFRNQTGDKLLKQSDLVITLGYDAIEYEPRNWNKENTLNIVALDTTPVQIDNNFVPQRQLVGDLAQSLRLLIERLNGYELPTTSKEVLKKLKADLRASDEPSYTPAQGNLNHPLDVIKSIQAHVTDDMTVSTDIGSHYIWMARHFKSYVARHYLISNGMQTLGVGLPWALAAAMVRPNAKSVSVSGDGGFFFSAMELETAVRLGLNTVHIVWNDNAYYDMVKFQEEMKYNGQSAGVKFGNIDLVKYAESFGAKGLRVETPDDLDTVLDEAFSTQGPVVVDIPVDYSHNYELGSQLIGSEG; from the coding sequence ATGGCAAATAAAAAATATGGTGCAGATATTGTTACTGATAGTTTAGTCAATCATGGCGTTGATTTAGTTTTTGGAATTCCAGGTGCTAAAATTGATCGTTTATTCGAAACATTAGAACATCCAGCCGAAGGTCAAAGAGTACCTAAATTAGTTGTTGCACGTCACGAACAAAATGCAGCTTTTATGGCACAAGCATTTGCTCGTATAACAGGAAAAACAGGTGTTGTTATTGCCACCTCAGGTCCTGGTGTCGGCAACTTAGCTACTGGATTAATGACAGCAACCGCTGAAAGCGATCCTATTGTAGCCATTGGTGGTCAAGTACCGAGAAATGATTTATATCGTTTGACTCATCAATCAACAAATTCAGTTGCATTGTTTAGTCCGATCACAAACCTCGCTTCAGAAATTCAAGATCCAAATAATATTTCAGAAATTATTGCTAATGCTTTTGCAGCCGCTAATGGCGCTAAAAAAGGTGCGACTTTTGTTTCATTGCCACAAGATGTAGACGATGCACAAGTAACTATTGAAGCACTTCCTAAAATTACCCCTGCACAGCAAGGCGCAGCCGCTATTAAGGATATTGATTGGTTAGCTGAACAAATTAAGGCTGCAAAATTACCGGTGTTGCTTGTGGGATCACGTGGATCTGATGATGCTACCGTTACTGCACTACACCAATTACTGAAACAAACAACTTTGCCAGTCGTTGAAACTTTCCAAGGTGCTGGTGTAATTTCACGTGAATTAGAACCGGAAACATTTTTCGGCCGTATTGGCCTATTCCGTAATCAAACTGGCGACAAACTGCTAAAGCAATCTGATTTAGTGATTACACTGGGTTATGACGCGATTGAATATGAGCCACGTAACTGGAACAAAGAAAACACTCTGAACATTGTCGCTTTGGATACAACACCGGTTCAAATTGATAATAATTTTGTACCGCAACGGCAGTTGGTCGGGGACTTAGCACAGAGCCTACGTTTGTTGATAGAACGTCTTAACGGATATGAATTGCCAACCACTAGCAAAGAAGTGCTAAAAAAATTGAAAGCAGATCTACGAGCATCTGACGAACCTTCTTATACCCCAGCACAAGGAAATTTGAACCATCCGTTGGATGTTATTAAGTCGATTCAAGCCCATGTGACAGATGATATGACAGTATCAACAGACATCGGTTCACACTATATTTGGATGGCACGTCATTTCAAGTCTTATGTTGCGCGTCACTACCTTATCTCTAATGGCATGCAAACACTTGGGGTAGGGTTACCTTGGGCTTTAGCGGCAGCAATGGTTCGTCCTAATGCCAAATCGGTATCAGTATCTGGTGATGGTGGTTTCTTCTTCTCAGCGATGGAATTAGAAACAGCAGTACGTTTAGGATTAAATACAGTCCACATCGTTTGGAATGATAATGCATATTACGATATGGTCAAGTTCCAAGAGGAAATGAAATACAACGGCCAGTCAGCAGGGGTTAAGTTTGGTAACATTGATTTGGTTAAGTATGCTGAAAGTTTTGGGGCCAAAGGCTTACGCGTTGAAACACCAGATGACCTTGATACTGTGCTAGACGAGGCATTTTCAACACAAGGACCTGTTGTTGTTGATATTCCGGTAGATTATTCACATAACTATGAGCTTGGTTCACAATTGATTGGTTCTGAAGGATAA
- a CDS encoding aminopeptidase: MSLETKLNKYAELIVKKGVNVQPGQTIILYAAVDEAYFARKIVAEAYKAGAHEVVMEWSDQTIAKEFLNHTSLDRLKEVPNYQVTKANELMDKYASRISLISQDPDGLADVDAERLATLTKANQKALFRVREATMKDDISWLVVAAAGQEWAEKVFPDLKGQDAVNRLWEEILKDVRIDDDSDAVDNWDLHINKLKNKADWLNEQNFKELHYKNAKSAFTIGLAEGHVWEAAYSQDKAGNIFIPNMPTEEVFTAPDNRNIHGHVAATLPLSYQGNVIENIELDFEDGRIVKAQATSGLDVLEKIINTDEGSKSLGEVSLVPDPSPIAQSGILFYNTLFDENASDHLAIGAAYASNISGGKTEKPENLAKRGWNISDEHVDFMIGSNDMDIDGVTQDGEVVPVFRSGDWA, translated from the coding sequence ATGTCTTTAGAAACAAAACTCAACAAGTACGCTGAACTCATCGTAAAAAAAGGGGTTAACGTCCAACCAGGACAAACAATAATCCTTTACGCAGCAGTTGACGAAGCTTATTTTGCTCGTAAAATTGTTGCCGAAGCTTATAAAGCAGGTGCTCACGAGGTTGTTATGGAATGGTCAGATCAAACGATCGCCAAAGAATTTCTAAATCATACGTCGCTAGACCGTCTGAAGGAAGTACCAAATTATCAGGTAACTAAAGCAAATGAATTAATGGACAAATACGCCTCCCGCATTTCATTAATTTCACAGGATCCTGATGGTTTGGCTGACGTTGATGCAGAAAGATTAGCTACATTGACAAAAGCCAATCAAAAAGCATTATTCCGCGTTCGTGAAGCAACGATGAAAGATGATATCTCATGGCTTGTTGTGGCAGCAGCTGGTCAAGAATGGGCAGAAAAAGTATTCCCAGATTTAAAAGGACAAGATGCAGTGAACCGCTTGTGGGAAGAAATTCTCAAAGATGTGCGTATTGATGATGATAGTGATGCAGTGGATAACTGGGATCTACACATCAACAAACTCAAAAACAAAGCCGATTGGTTAAACGAACAAAATTTCAAAGAACTACATTACAAAAACGCAAAATCTGCTTTCACAATTGGATTAGCTGAAGGTCATGTCTGGGAGGCTGCTTACTCCCAAGATAAAGCCGGCAACATCTTCATTCCAAACATGCCGACTGAGGAAGTCTTTACAGCACCAGATAACCGTAATATCCATGGTCATGTGGCAGCAACGCTTCCACTGTCTTATCAAGGTAATGTCATTGAAAATATTGAATTAGATTTTGAAGACGGTCGCATTGTCAAAGCACAAGCTACTTCTGGATTAGATGTATTAGAAAAAATCATCAATACTGACGAAGGGTCTAAATCACTAGGTGAAGTTTCTCTAGTACCCGACCCTTCACCAATTGCACAAAGTGGTATTTTATTCTACAATACCCTCTTTGATGAAAATGCTTCCGATCATTTGGCCATCGGTGCTGCTTATGCTTCTAATATTTCAGGTGGAAAAACAGAAAAACCGGAGAATTTAGCGAAGCGCGGATGGAATATTTCAGATGAACATGTTGACTTTATGATTGGATCAAATGATATGGACATTGATGGTGTCACTCAAGATGGTGAGGTTGTACCAGTATTCCGTTCAGGTGATTGGGCATAA
- a CDS encoding GH25 family lysozyme: MENVFASASQYKTKKLLTFTSWLLILSGIVCSFTVWVFAKPVVTQTNAIPSGFSVQGVSINQTSNYVDFNNLASNGVSFVYMRTTSGSSVMDGGYKSSFSRAKSAHLKVGTIHVYDASVTAATQAQYYIDNVGNNIGELPIAISVTADQISTATSKQRLASLVQILASHYNHDMIIYTTPNVQKKLSSTISKTKYWLIEDNTKNTDSKNLFIQYDEDQTIGSGLKAIKMPTTVFNGTQKQFEVYK, from the coding sequence ATGGAAAATGTATTTGCAAGTGCCTCACAATATAAAACTAAAAAATTACTAACATTTACTTCTTGGCTATTGATTCTGTCTGGTATTGTTTGTTCATTTACTGTCTGGGTTTTTGCGAAACCAGTGGTGACACAAACAAATGCGATTCCTAGCGGCTTTTCAGTGCAGGGTGTGTCAATTAACCAAACATCTAACTATGTTGATTTTAATAATCTAGCAAGTAATGGTGTGAGCTTTGTTTATATGCGCACGACATCTGGTAGTTCGGTCATGGATGGTGGTTATAAATCGAGTTTTTCCCGCGCTAAATCAGCCCATTTGAAAGTTGGGACCATTCATGTTTATGATGCGAGCGTCACAGCAGCGACACAAGCACAATACTATATTGACAATGTGGGAAACAATATTGGTGAGCTGCCAATTGCAATTTCAGTGACTGCTGATCAGATTAGTACGGCAACATCCAAGCAACGTTTAGCATCGCTAGTCCAAATACTAGCTTCGCACTATAATCATGACATGATTATTTATACGACACCAAATGTTCAAAAGAAGTTGTCGTCCACAATATCCAAAACAAAATATTGGTTGATTGAAGACAATACAAAAAATACAGACAGCAAGAACTTATTTATTCAATATGATGAAGATCAAACAATTGGATCAGGGTTGAAGGCAATTAAAATGCCAACGACAGTGTTTAATGGCACGCAAAAACAATTTGAGGTGTACAAATGA
- a CDS encoding Gfo/Idh/MocA family protein, with the protein MIKLGIIGTSWITAMLIDAAIKTKAYDLTTVYSRSQASGEKFLASLDLDTDNVDVVTTLSDLYQNIDVVYIASPNALHFEQAKVAIQSGVHVIVEKPSFSNPTEFEKIESLLATHPDVRLFEAARHVHQPNFKAIQETVAKMDQLQGATLVYQKYSSRYNAYLAGQEPNVLTREFSAGALYDLGVYPIYAALAVYGAPNAVQYLPRLLRNGADGSGVANLFYDNFNVTVIFGKTSNSYLPSEFYGLKDTISVSNIAELEKVTYYDGEGNNNHLGDVPEENPMIRESQDFANIINDPTKNHAEYSQWFQLAKQVNQTLFDLRQSAGIEFPADIKE; encoded by the coding sequence ATGATTAAATTGGGTATTATTGGTACAAGCTGGATCACAGCAATGCTCATTGATGCAGCAATAAAAACAAAAGCGTATGATTTAACAACAGTCTATTCACGTTCACAAGCTAGTGGTGAAAAATTTTTAGCATCATTAGACCTTGATACAGACAATGTTGATGTAGTTACTACTTTAAGTGATTTATATCAAAATATTGATGTGGTTTATATAGCATCACCGAACGCTTTGCATTTTGAACAGGCTAAGGTAGCCATTCAGTCCGGCGTTCACGTGATTGTTGAAAAACCTTCGTTTAGTAACCCAACAGAGTTTGAAAAAATAGAATCTCTGCTAGCAACACATCCAGATGTGCGTTTATTTGAGGCTGCTCGCCATGTTCATCAACCAAATTTCAAGGCCATTCAGGAAACAGTCGCTAAGATGGATCAGTTACAAGGGGCAACGCTAGTTTATCAAAAGTACTCATCCCGTTATAATGCTTACTTAGCTGGGCAGGAGCCAAATGTTCTGACGAGAGAGTTCAGTGCTGGTGCGTTATATGATTTGGGCGTCTATCCAATTTACGCAGCGTTGGCTGTTTATGGTGCGCCTAATGCCGTACAGTATTTACCTAGACTATTACGCAACGGGGCCGATGGTAGTGGTGTAGCCAATCTATTTTACGACAATTTTAATGTAACTGTTATCTTCGGTAAAACTTCAAATTCGTATTTACCAAGCGAGTTTTATGGATTAAAGGATACAATTAGTGTCAGCAATATTGCAGAGCTTGAAAAGGTTACTTATTATGATGGTGAAGGAAACAATAATCATTTAGGAGATGTACCCGAAGAAAATCCCATGATTCGTGAGAGTCAGGATTTTGCAAATATTATTAACGACCCAACTAAAAATCACGCTGAATATAGTCAGTGGTTTCAGTTGGCGAAGCAAGTGAACCAGACATTGTTTGACTTGCGTCAGTCTGCAGGCATTGAGTTTCCTGCAGATATAAAGGAATAA
- a CDS encoding DEAD/DEAH box helicase — MKPELLEKFNASFDTPTPIQSAVWQRLTDGDSIFGLAPTGTGKTLAFVLPVLSRIDTNLKRTQVLILAPSQELAMQTTQVAREWGNAVGASVASLIGGANGRRQADKIKKDKPHIVVGTLGRVLTMVDGGVLKLDHIATVIFDEADAMLTEERHDSLHELADKLPSHIQLGLFSATSGVDLNYVSDTFEQKVHPISVGTDAPVSIKHEFQYVDQRAKEKVLIQLARNNQQALVFFNTISALVNMQATLRHAHVSVMSIGSNDKRQVQRADALRLFKKGEVTLLLVTDVAARGLDIEDLPLVVNAQLPQRKKTYVHRTGRTGRMGKIGRVLNLGNDHDIRDLKRELGDSFNLDKAENLFEKSIKSQENTVTKDTNTNNVSSVSKAKKSSSAAPLVTKKEVIVEPTTKVKKKKRAKSSKDKGKPKWAKNGKTK, encoded by the coding sequence ATGAAACCTGAACTTTTAGAAAAATTTAACGCCTCTTTTGATACACCAACGCCTATACAAAGTGCTGTTTGGCAACGCTTGACGGATGGCGATTCAATATTTGGTTTAGCACCAACTGGAACTGGTAAGACATTAGCTTTTGTATTACCAGTTTTATCTCGTATTGACACGAACTTGAAACGTACACAAGTATTGATCCTAGCGCCCAGCCAAGAATTGGCCATGCAAACAACACAGGTCGCTAGAGAATGGGGGAATGCTGTTGGTGCAAGTGTAGCTAGTTTAATTGGTGGCGCAAATGGCCGTCGACAAGCTGATAAAATCAAGAAAGACAAGCCGCACATTGTAGTTGGCACTTTGGGTCGTGTGCTGACAATGGTAGACGGTGGCGTACTAAAATTAGATCATATTGCAACCGTTATTTTTGATGAGGCTGATGCAATGTTAACTGAGGAACGTCATGACAGTTTACATGAGCTAGCAGATAAGTTGCCTTCACATATTCAATTAGGATTGTTTTCAGCAACTTCTGGTGTGGATCTAAACTATGTCAGCGACACGTTTGAACAAAAAGTGCATCCGATTTCTGTAGGAACAGATGCGCCGGTATCTATTAAGCATGAATTCCAGTACGTGGATCAACGTGCAAAAGAAAAAGTATTAATACAATTAGCCCGAAATAATCAACAGGCTTTGGTATTCTTTAATACAATCAGTGCTTTAGTGAATATGCAAGCTACCTTGCGACACGCTCATGTGAGTGTTATGAGCATCGGTAGTAATGACAAGCGCCAAGTGCAACGTGCAGACGCTTTGCGTTTATTCAAAAAAGGTGAAGTAACTTTATTGTTAGTAACTGATGTTGCGGCGCGAGGATTAGATATTGAAGATCTGCCATTAGTAGTGAATGCACAATTGCCACAACGTAAGAAAACCTATGTCCACAGGACGGGACGAACAGGACGTATGGGAAAAATAGGTCGTGTATTGAATCTTGGTAACGATCATGACATTCGTGACCTGAAAAGAGAATTAGGGGATAGCTTTAATCTAGACAAAGCAGAAAACTTGTTTGAAAAAAGTATAAAGTCCCAAGAAAATACTGTCACAAAAGATACAAACACAAATAATGTTTCATCTGTCTCTAAAGCCAAAAAGTCCTCAAGTGCCGCTCCTTTGGTAACAAAAAAAGAAGTTATAGTTGAGCCTACCACAAAAGTTAAAAAGAAGAAACGTGCAAAAAGTTCCAAAGATAAGGGAAAACCAAAGTGGGCTAAGAACGGGAAAACGAAGTGA
- the mutM gene encoding bifunctional DNA-formamidopyrimidine glycosylase/DNA-(apurinic or apyrimidinic site) lyase — MPELPEVETVRRGLEKLIIGSKIIDVQLPYPKVITGDGQQFITGVMNTEFKQIDRRGKYLLLRLANNHTIVSHLRMEGQYSVESLETVPYKHTEIVFELSDKRALFYNDTRRFGRMALTTTGFENTEVPSLSKLGPEPTEEQLTLSYMMAIFSKSRRPVKTFLLDQTQIAGIGNIYADEVLWQSKIHPKTPANVLDEVQLSVLRANIISEIKRAIKHHGTTVHSFSNVFGEVGKFQNELQAYGHAGEPCLRCNTPMVKIKVGQRGTTFCPFCQVEKD; from the coding sequence ATGCCAGAACTACCAGAAGTTGAAACAGTCAGACGTGGGCTTGAAAAACTAATTATTGGCAGCAAAATTATTGATGTACAGTTACCTTACCCAAAAGTTATTACTGGTGATGGGCAGCAGTTCATCACCGGTGTCATGAACACAGAATTTAAACAAATTGATCGTCGTGGTAAATATTTATTACTACGTTTAGCGAATAATCATACGATTGTTTCGCACTTACGAATGGAAGGGCAATATTCAGTAGAGTCCCTTGAGACGGTCCCTTATAAACATACAGAGATTGTCTTTGAATTATCTGATAAGCGAGCTTTGTTTTACAATGACACGAGACGCTTTGGGCGCATGGCGTTGACCACAACTGGTTTTGAAAACACAGAAGTGCCTTCGTTGTCCAAATTAGGACCAGAACCGACAGAGGAGCAGCTGACTTTATCTTATATGATGGCCATTTTTTCAAAGTCTAGAAGGCCTGTTAAAACATTTTTATTGGATCAAACACAAATAGCTGGTATTGGTAATATTTATGCTGATGAGGTTCTGTGGCAAAGCAAAATTCATCCCAAAACGCCGGCCAATGTACTAGATGAAGTTCAACTGAGTGTTCTTAGAGCAAACATCATTTCAGAAATTAAACGAGCGATTAAGCATCACGGTACAACAGTGCATAGTTTTAGTAATGTTTTTGGTGAGGTGGGCAAGTTTCAAAATGAATTACAGGCGTATGGGCATGCTGGCGAACCATGTTTACGTTGCAATACGCCAATGGTTAAAATAAAAGTTGGTCAACGTGGCACGACATTTTGTCCATTTTGTCAAGTGGAGAAGGATTAA
- a CDS encoding DUF975 family protein, with the protein MNQEPISIIDVKRDAKKLMKGRLGTAIKINIIAIIVTVTTLSMMTFTVYAMIKDTNLMSSADVSSTTTSLGLNPSEVIVSVLQDAAGLTFMWSVSWTIIDWFNNPKKNPRFIQTFQIFNNGKFPQSLLLTVVQSMLTFLWTMLFTIPGLIKHYSYAQTYFSYKLDLDAGKQANALTDYITRSRKIMNGRKWELFLLDLSFIGWHLLGILTAGLAYIYVIPYLNATKVAYSRRLFKLNNEVSEEQ; encoded by the coding sequence ATGAATCAAGAACCAATAAGTATTATTGACGTCAAACGCGACGCAAAGAAATTGATGAAGGGTCGACTAGGAACAGCTATCAAAATTAATATTATCGCGATTATTGTGACAGTGACGACCTTATCAATGATGACTTTCACAGTGTATGCGATGATCAAAGACACCAATCTAATGTCTAGCGCTGATGTTTCTTCAACAACAACATCTCTGGGTCTGAATCCGAGCGAAGTAATTGTTTCAGTATTGCAAGATGCAGCTGGGCTAACATTTATGTGGTCTGTTTCTTGGACAATTATTGATTGGTTTAATAATCCTAAAAAGAATCCAAGATTCATTCAAACTTTTCAAATATTTAATAATGGTAAATTTCCGCAAAGTCTGCTATTAACCGTCGTGCAGTCCATGTTGACTTTCCTTTGGACGATGCTGTTTACAATTCCCGGATTGATTAAGCATTATTCCTACGCTCAAACGTATTTTAGTTATAAACTAGATTTGGATGCTGGAAAACAAGCCAATGCATTGACAGATTATATTACACGTAGCCGAAAAATAATGAATGGCCGTAAGTGGGAATTATTTTTATTAGACTTGAGTTTTATTGGTTGGCATTTATTAGGAATATTGACAGCTGGCTTGGCTTACATTTATGTTATTCCTTATCTGAATGCTACTAAGGTAGCTTATTCACGTCGGTTATTTAAGCTAAATAATGAAGTAAGCGAGGAACAGTAA